A single genomic interval of Mycolicibacterium sp. MU0053 harbors:
- a CDS encoding type VII secretion-associated protein, with the protein MHPSRVERAVTRVAVCELGPATVRRLGPAAGTGVDPVLARAALAAGDDPVTVVGDRAVRTAAVWRQVFATLLGDAQQAHLIHPSWWPATRPALVAELARGVVRRVVTSSRAALVGPGSVHVEIAPQLVLVSAGGKPIQGESRSAAPGDVATRVTALVAGQPPRPVALDAPAEVPGAAALAELIAARLRADGVPVRRVDPNRWVAAPEPAPPTPTPVVARRPSGVSVGLAAVLLAGLGVGWLLRPESHTASVSSTVALVEGRITADIPEGWLVRRVTGGPGSARLEVAAPDNPAAVVHLTQAPVPGQDLRAVAATLRAVLAEQPPGVFLEFESARARAGRDAVTYREVRADAEIDWTVFVEDGIRIGVGCQSPPGDTHHAQPACELAIRSAHRIR; encoded by the coding sequence GTGCATCCAAGTCGCGTGGAGCGCGCCGTGACCCGGGTCGCGGTGTGCGAACTCGGCCCGGCGACGGTCCGCCGGCTCGGGCCGGCCGCGGGCACCGGTGTGGACCCGGTGTTGGCGCGAGCGGCACTGGCGGCCGGCGATGACCCGGTGACGGTGGTGGGGGACCGGGCGGTGCGCACCGCCGCGGTGTGGCGGCAGGTGTTCGCGACGCTGCTCGGCGACGCCCAGCAGGCCCACTTGATCCACCCGAGTTGGTGGCCGGCGACCAGGCCGGCGTTGGTGGCCGAGCTGGCCCGCGGCGTCGTGCGGCGGGTCGTCACCAGTTCGCGTGCCGCGCTGGTCGGACCGGGGTCGGTGCATGTCGAGATCGCCCCGCAGCTGGTGCTGGTGTCGGCCGGCGGCAAGCCGATTCAGGGCGAATCCCGTTCGGCGGCACCAGGTGACGTCGCCACCCGGGTGACCGCGCTGGTGGCGGGCCAACCACCGAGACCGGTGGCACTGGATGCGCCGGCCGAGGTGCCCGGCGCCGCCGCGCTGGCGGAGCTGATCGCGGCGCGGCTGCGTGCCGACGGGGTGCCGGTACGCCGGGTGGACCCGAATCGGTGGGTCGCAGCACCGGAGCCCGCCCCGCCGACGCCCACCCCGGTCGTCGCTCGCCGACCCAGCGGGGTGTCGGTGGGCCTCGCGGCGGTGCTGCTGGCCGGGCTCGGGGTGGGATGGCTGCTGCGCCCCGAGTCCCACACCGCGTCGGTGTCGTCGACGGTGGCGCTGGTCGAGGGTCGCATCACCGCCGACATCCCCGAGGGCTGGCTGGTGCGGCGGGTGACCGGGGGACCCGGGTCGGCGCGCCTGGAGGTCGCCGCTCCCGACAATCCCGCTGCGGTAGTGCATCTCACCCAGGCGCCGGTGCCGGGACAGGACTTGCGCGCCGTGGCCGCCACGCTGCGCGCCGTGCTGGCCGAACAACCGCCGGGGGTGTTCCTCGAGTTCGAGTCGGCCCGCGCTCGCGCGGGACGGGATGCGGTGACCTACCGCGAGGTCCGCGCCGACGCGGAGATCGACTGGACCGTATTCGTCGAGGACGGCATCCGCATCGGCGTCGGCTGCCAGAGTCCGCCCGGGGACACCCACCACGCGCAACCGGCCTGTGAACTCGCAATCCGCTCCGCACACCGAATTCGCTGA
- the eccB gene encoding type VII secretion protein EccB, giving the protein MIGPPGSPLQAGARRYLARRRERALVHADPRGGPDSARTPPFWMLVGAAVAALLSAGALVLSLLRPPAHLGDAPIVLDRDTGALYVRIDAVLHPALNLTSARLAAGRAEHPRAVAPAAIDAAGRGPLVGIPGAPERIGAPLTEAESSWTVCDGVQTTVLAGVVPQDGTAVLTGAAAILVRGPSGTTHLLYDGKRAALDDQDPAVVRALRLEGVTPIPVSAALLGAVPEVAPLTVPRVPDLGNPGPEGLPGTMVGDVIRIERADDTEHFVVLTGGLQRIGAVAADLIRFGGVGRDMADVAPAAVRAVPTLGALAVSTYPDRVDLPRRDHAAVVCATWLPGQPVTLRAGTAAGPGGVRLAQADGTGPAVDEVVLPPGRSLYVRPERGPRSAVVVTETGVRFAVEDADTAGLLGLPAAALPAPWQLVTALPAGPTLSRAAALVAHDVVTAATPTGQR; this is encoded by the coding sequence GTGATCGGCCCACCCGGCAGCCCGCTGCAGGCCGGCGCGCGGCGTTATCTGGCCCGCCGGCGGGAACGGGCCCTGGTGCACGCAGACCCGCGCGGCGGCCCGGACTCGGCCCGTACCCCGCCGTTCTGGATGTTGGTCGGGGCGGCGGTCGCGGCGCTGTTGTCCGCCGGGGCCCTGGTGTTGAGCCTGCTGCGGCCGCCGGCGCACCTCGGTGATGCGCCCATCGTGCTGGACCGCGACACCGGGGCGCTGTATGTGCGCATCGATGCGGTCCTGCACCCGGCGCTCAACCTCACCTCGGCGCGGCTGGCCGCGGGCCGGGCGGAGCATCCCCGAGCGGTGGCCCCGGCGGCCATCGACGCCGCCGGACGCGGTCCGCTGGTCGGCATCCCGGGGGCACCCGAACGCATCGGTGCACCGTTGACCGAGGCCGAGTCCAGTTGGACGGTCTGCGACGGCGTCCAGACCACCGTGCTGGCCGGAGTGGTGCCGCAGGATGGCACCGCGGTGCTGACGGGTGCGGCCGCGATCCTGGTCCGCGGCCCCAGCGGCACCACCCATCTGCTGTACGACGGCAAACGCGCGGCCCTCGACGACCAGGATCCGGCAGTGGTGCGGGCGCTGCGCCTCGAGGGCGTGACCCCCATCCCGGTCTCGGCGGCGCTGCTGGGCGCGGTGCCCGAGGTGGCACCGCTGACCGTCCCGCGCGTCCCCGACCTCGGCAACCCGGGGCCGGAGGGTTTGCCGGGGACCATGGTCGGTGACGTCATCCGGATCGAAAGGGCCGACGACACCGAGCATTTCGTGGTGCTCACCGGTGGGCTGCAGCGGATCGGCGCGGTCGCGGCGGACCTGATCAGGTTCGGCGGTGTCGGCCGCGACATGGCCGACGTCGCGCCCGCGGCCGTGCGCGCGGTGCCCACCCTCGGCGCGTTGGCGGTCTCGACCTATCCCGATCGTGTCGACCTGCCGCGCCGCGACCACGCCGCGGTGGTCTGCGCGACCTGGCTGCCCGGGCAACCGGTGACGCTGCGGGCCGGGACCGCCGCGGGTCCGGGCGGCGTGCGGTTGGCGCAGGCCGACGGCACCGGTCCGGCCGTGGACGAGGTGGTGCTGCCACCGGGCCGCAGCCTGTACGTGCGGCCCGAACGGGGCCCGCGGTCCGCGGTGGTGGTGACCGAGACCGGCGTCCGGTTCGCGGTCGAGGACGCGGACACCGCCGGGCTGCTCGGTCTGCCGGCAGCGGCGCTGCCGGCGCCGTGGCAGCTGGTCACCGCGTTACCGGCGGGCCCGACCCTGAGTCGGGCGGCCGCGTTGGTGGCCCACGACGTCGTGACTGCCGCGACGCCGACCGGGCAGCGTTGA
- a CDS encoding EsaB/YukD family protein produces MRVSIRLDDTGFDVTLPDDVAIAELLPAVCDIGVGHGADPWTAPLARHVYVPTLGPLDPSTTLTEAGVADGDLLLVTATPTAPVAARGTDSADVLCATVHAQYRWDSRSTQVAALSAALCATAALGYNLLPGAVVPRLLLTAAAVASAATLAGRWDAGTAPVMHPIAVAAALVGAVLLPATMIDAPAPSAGIAVATVALLVLAAAGRIALLPTGDPVETIRVHGLLVSGTAGAAAFGAALAALGAAGPPGRVFGAVVATVLLTRAAHRQPPASRTVLLVAGITTATAWFITLYPLGPQWTTGIAVAAMGLAVSVPSLARAPGAPAVLGAAERIALVATLPAAWWALELYR; encoded by the coding sequence ATGCGAGTATCGATCCGTCTCGACGACACCGGTTTTGACGTCACACTGCCCGACGATGTCGCGATCGCCGAACTGCTGCCGGCGGTCTGCGACATCGGCGTCGGTCACGGCGCCGATCCGTGGACGGCGCCGCTGGCCAGGCATGTCTATGTGCCCACGCTCGGTCCGCTGGACCCGTCGACGACCCTGACCGAGGCCGGGGTGGCCGACGGCGATCTGCTGCTGGTGACCGCGACGCCCACGGCGCCCGTCGCCGCGCGCGGCACCGACAGCGCGGACGTGTTGTGCGCCACCGTGCACGCGCAGTACCGGTGGGACTCGAGGTCCACACAGGTCGCGGCGCTGTCCGCGGCGCTGTGCGCGACCGCCGCGCTCGGGTACAACCTGTTACCGGGTGCGGTGGTACCGCGGCTGCTACTGACCGCGGCGGCGGTGGCGTCCGCAGCGACCCTCGCCGGGCGATGGGACGCCGGTACCGCACCGGTGATGCACCCGATCGCCGTCGCCGCGGCGCTGGTCGGCGCGGTCCTGCTGCCCGCCACCATGATCGACGCCCCGGCGCCGAGCGCGGGGATCGCCGTGGCCACCGTCGCGCTGCTGGTGCTCGCGGCCGCCGGCCGGATCGCATTGTTGCCGACCGGTGACCCGGTCGAGACGATCCGGGTCCACGGCCTGCTGGTCTCGGGCACCGCCGGTGCCGCCGCGTTCGGTGCCGCGCTGGCGGCGTTGGGCGCTGCCGGCCCGCCGGGTCGGGTATTCGGTGCCGTCGTCGCGACGGTGCTGCTGACGCGCGCGGCCCATCGGCAGCCGCCGGCGTCGCGGACGGTGCTGCTGGTGGCCGGAATCACCACTGCAACAGCCTGGTTCATCACCTTGTACCCGCTCGGGCCGCAGTGGACCACCGGCATCGCAGTGGCTGCGATGGGGCTGGCGGTGTCGGTTCCGTCGCTGGCGCGCGCACCCGGCGCGCCGGCCGTGCTCGGCGCGGCCGAACGCATCGCGCTGGTGGCGACGCTTCCGGCGGCGTGGTGGGCGCTGGAGCTGTACCGATGA
- a CDS encoding alpha/beta hydrolase, which translates to MDIDRYAAFLPPDRRSGVLPEPTWMDWRGRRIHIARATDASAPVRMIVVHGGGGYSGALWPLAGLLAGEGVEVLSPDMPLYGDTVEPEPARVRYADWIDLLCDIVVEERRRDARPIVLFGASMGGMLAYEVAARTGEVAAVLATCLLDLSDPAALAAASRIKVDGRISGAALRMGGAAFGNLRVPMRWVADMSAMSGNPRLSRLCATDPKGGGVHVPLGFLSSWLGYRHTVPEQYRGAAVTLVHPAADAWTPPERSIGFLQRISAPTRLVLLDNCGHYPIEEPGLTQLGEAVRETVRAVAEQAGRR; encoded by the coding sequence ATGGACATCGACCGGTACGCCGCCTTCCTGCCACCCGACCGCCGCTCCGGGGTGCTGCCGGAGCCGACGTGGATGGACTGGCGTGGCCGTCGCATCCACATCGCCCGCGCGACCGACGCCTCGGCCCCCGTGCGGATGATCGTGGTGCACGGCGGCGGTGGGTACTCGGGTGCGCTGTGGCCGTTGGCCGGGCTGCTCGCGGGCGAGGGCGTCGAGGTGCTCTCGCCGGACATGCCGCTGTACGGCGACACCGTGGAACCCGAACCCGCCCGGGTGCGCTATGCGGATTGGATCGACCTGCTCTGCGACATCGTCGTCGAAGAGCGGCGCCGCGATGCGCGTCCGATCGTGCTGTTCGGCGCGAGCATGGGCGGCATGCTGGCCTACGAGGTCGCCGCGCGCACCGGCGAGGTCGCCGCGGTGCTGGCGACCTGCCTACTCGATCTGTCCGATCCGGCCGCGCTGGCGGCGGCGTCCCGGATCAAGGTCGACGGCCGGATCAGCGGCGCGGCGCTGCGGATGGGCGGCGCGGCGTTCGGAAACCTCCGAGTGCCGATGCGCTGGGTCGCCGACATGTCCGCGATGAGCGGCAATCCGCGGCTGTCGAGGTTGTGCGCGACCGACCCGAAGGGCGGTGGCGTCCACGTTCCCCTCGGGTTCCTGTCCAGCTGGCTCGGTTATCGGCACACCGTGCCCGAGCAGTACCGCGGCGCGGCGGTCACCCTGGTCCATCCCGCTGCCGACGCCTGGACCCCGCCAGAGCGCAGTATCGGTTTCCTGCAACGGATCTCGGCGCCGACCCGGTTGGTGCTGCTGGACAACTGCGGGCACTACCCGATCGAGGAGCCGGGCTTGACACAGCTGGGGGAGGCGGTGCGCGAGACCGTCAGGGCGGTGGCGGAGCAAGCCGGTCGACGGTGA
- the mycP gene encoding type VII secretion-associated serine protease mycosin translates to MTILRFLAAATLLAVGVGVAPPAHALDRPVIDGSRLPAPAAPAPPTATRQRQTCAVPPDHRGPATAANAVAMLGLDAAWNITRGQGQRVAVIDTGVARHPRLARLEGAGDYVGAGDGTQDCDGHGTIVAGIIAAAPDSADGVGFAGIAPEATVLSIRQSSTKFGPAHDATAVGFGDVETLAMAVRTAADQGATVINISSVACRTGSLEDRALGAALAYAVDVKDAVVVTAAGNIGGAAQCPPQPADGAARWDSATVAVSPAWYDDYVLTVGSVDADGAASAFTLAGPWVDVGAPGEHLISLNPAGGGVTATLPTPDGDRPLSGTSYAAPVVSGLAALIRSRFPELRARQVMHRIEASAQRPGHGWDPAIGNGVIDPLRALDGEPITAAPSAEALGRPIEPERRSGRDPDARTAALLGAGGCAVVLLAASTLPGRRRGSHDVVGHQRGRPTQGRARR, encoded by the coding sequence ATGACGATCCTCCGGTTCCTCGCGGCCGCGACGCTGCTGGCCGTCGGGGTCGGGGTGGCACCGCCGGCCCACGCCCTGGACCGCCCGGTGATCGACGGCAGCCGATTGCCCGCCCCGGCCGCCCCGGCACCGCCGACCGCCACCCGCCAACGCCAGACGTGCGCGGTCCCGCCGGACCACCGCGGCCCCGCCACGGCGGCGAACGCGGTGGCGATGCTCGGTCTCGATGCGGCGTGGAACATCACCCGCGGGCAGGGGCAGCGCGTGGCCGTCATCGACACCGGCGTCGCCCGGCATCCACGGCTCGCGCGACTGGAGGGTGCCGGCGACTACGTCGGCGCCGGAGACGGCACCCAGGACTGCGACGGCCACGGCACCATCGTTGCCGGAATCATCGCCGCGGCACCCGATTCCGCCGACGGCGTCGGATTCGCCGGCATCGCACCGGAAGCCACCGTGCTCAGCATCCGCCAGTCCAGCACCAAGTTCGGCCCCGCCCACGATGCGACGGCGGTCGGCTTCGGTGACGTCGAGACCCTCGCGATGGCGGTGCGCACCGCGGCCGATCAGGGCGCGACGGTCATCAACATCTCCTCGGTGGCCTGCCGAACCGGCTCGCTCGAGGACCGGGCATTGGGCGCCGCGCTGGCCTACGCGGTCGACGTCAAGGATGCGGTCGTGGTGACCGCCGCCGGCAACATCGGCGGCGCCGCCCAGTGCCCCCCGCAGCCGGCGGACGGCGCCGCGCGGTGGGACAGCGCCACCGTCGCGGTGAGCCCGGCCTGGTACGACGACTACGTGCTGACGGTCGGTTCGGTCGACGCGGACGGCGCCGCGTCCGCGTTCACGCTGGCCGGCCCGTGGGTCGATGTGGGCGCCCCGGGCGAGCACCTGATCTCGCTGAACCCGGCCGGCGGCGGGGTGACCGCCACGCTGCCCACGCCGGACGGCGACCGCCCCCTCTCGGGCACCAGCTACGCCGCTCCGGTGGTGTCCGGGCTGGCGGCGCTGATCCGGTCCCGGTTCCCGGAACTGCGCGCCCGGCAGGTCATGCATCGCATCGAGGCCAGTGCGCAACGCCCGGGCCACGGCTGGGATCCGGCGATCGGCAACGGCGTGATCGACCCGCTACGGGCCCTTGACGGTGAACCGATCACCGCGGCGCCGAGCGCCGAGGCGCTGGGTCGCCCGATCGAACCGGAGCGCCGCTCCGGCCGCGACCCCGATGCGCGGACCGCGGCCCTGCTGGGCGCGGGCGGGTGCGCGGTGGTGCTGCTCGCCGCATCAACGCTGCCCGGTCGGCGTCGCGGCAGTCACGACGTCGTGGGCCACCAACGCGGCCGCCCGACTCAGGGTCGGGCCCGCCGGTAA
- the eccCa gene encoding type VII secretion protein EccCa encodes MLELTVSEPPAVPRDNAGGGRTRWLPVLGLLAGAAVMVAVGVGGAGPSPQHPALLAFPVIMIVSMLTSLAYGVGGAGNAKLDRDRDDYLSYLGRIGGELREAAVRQQDRSRDRHPDPAALWTSAGTALMWRCRAGEPGYGRVRVGRGEIGPEVRPVRAGGVAAASSITMGDPVTHTALDRFLEAHAVLPDMAVTIDLLAADVVAVAGERDGARALARALLCQLAVSHGPDQVRVAVVAGATTRGHWDWVKWLPHNGDPPMFFEALTDLGAAPRDGARLLVVLDHACATSGARPSGATVLAVGGAEGADLHLTVTPTEVTVRGRENRTAAPDLMPTAQALACARRLARHHLGASPRAGTGWLHLMGLTGLEALDAEALWRGDNPRELRVPLGSAESGRPVELDIREAAAGGMGPHGLCIGATGSGKSELLRTVAVGMIAVHPPEELNLILVDFKGGATFLDLHRARHVSAIITNLADEAYLVDRMQDALTGEINRRQRMLREAGNVGGIADYRRARAAGRPLPPLPTLLVIVDEFAELLGQHPEFVDVFVAIGRLGRSLGIHLLLASQRLDEGRLRGLESHLSYRICLKTLSAGESRAVLGVADAYELPTAPGGAFLKVGASDPLRFQAALVSAAVPSAPPRPAPVNAPVEFAGVPSLPDRPPVEAPSTATLLDAVLDAVADHGAPAHPVWLPPLPHSPSLDEVLSQAAVEDLRIPVGLADRVFEQRREPTLVELSGAAGNVAVIGAPQSGKSAALRTLCLALAATHPPERIQLYCLDFGGGLGPLRQLPHVGAIACRRDVELVRRTVADLTALLRRREALFTRHGLDSMAAYRHHRATGVDDTEDPFGDVFLIVDGWAALRQEYEELEQAITMIAAEGLSLGLHVVLAAGRWADLRPALRDQIGTRIELRLADPIDSEIDRRAARNVPAGRPGRGLTPEGNALTVALPRLDGCASATGLAEATAAAANALRDRYPDRQAPPIRVLPHLVDHAALAATPRSGTQVVIGVDEHRLGAVTLDFDVQPHLLILGDRGSGKTSALRMIAAQIDRRHRLIVVDPRRTMTAVPGATHVSGGADLVAVIEDLLLLLHRRTTAADHGPAVFVLVDDYDVATGTAEGALTRLTEILPLARDVGLHLLIARPAAGAGRALYEPLLAAVRHSDAMGLQLSAGADEGPLLASSRPAVLPPGRAVLITRAGGEQCIQVAWSAP; translated from the coding sequence GTGCTGGAGCTCACCGTGTCCGAACCGCCCGCCGTACCGCGGGACAACGCCGGCGGGGGCCGAACGAGGTGGCTGCCCGTCCTCGGTCTGCTGGCCGGGGCGGCGGTGATGGTCGCTGTCGGTGTCGGTGGTGCCGGGCCGTCCCCGCAACACCCGGCGCTGCTGGCGTTTCCGGTCATCATGATCGTCTCGATGTTGACGTCGCTGGCGTACGGCGTGGGCGGGGCCGGCAACGCCAAGCTCGACCGCGACCGCGACGACTATCTGTCCTATCTGGGTCGGATCGGGGGCGAACTGCGCGAAGCGGCTGTGCGACAACAGGATCGAAGCCGAGACCGGCACCCGGACCCCGCGGCGCTGTGGACGTCGGCGGGCACCGCGCTGATGTGGCGCTGCCGCGCCGGCGAACCCGGGTACGGGCGGGTCCGGGTGGGCCGCGGTGAGATCGGCCCCGAGGTCCGGCCGGTGCGGGCGGGCGGGGTCGCCGCCGCGTCGTCGATCACCATGGGCGATCCGGTCACGCACACCGCGCTGGATCGGTTCCTCGAGGCCCATGCCGTGCTGCCGGACATGGCCGTGACGATCGACCTGCTGGCCGCCGATGTGGTGGCCGTGGCCGGGGAGCGCGACGGGGCGCGGGCGCTGGCGCGCGCACTGCTCTGCCAACTCGCGGTGTCCCACGGCCCGGATCAGGTGCGGGTCGCCGTGGTGGCCGGTGCCACCACCCGCGGGCACTGGGATTGGGTCAAATGGCTGCCGCACAACGGTGATCCGCCGATGTTCTTCGAGGCGCTGACCGACCTCGGCGCGGCACCGCGCGACGGTGCCCGACTGCTGGTGGTGCTCGACCACGCCTGCGCCACCTCGGGGGCCCGGCCGTCGGGGGCCACGGTCCTCGCGGTGGGCGGGGCCGAGGGGGCCGACCTACACCTGACCGTGACGCCGACCGAGGTCACCGTCCGCGGCCGGGAGAACCGCACGGCGGCACCGGATCTGATGCCGACCGCGCAGGCGCTGGCGTGCGCGCGACGCCTGGCCCGGCACCACCTCGGGGCGAGCCCGCGCGCCGGCACCGGTTGGTTGCACCTGATGGGTCTCACCGGCCTCGAGGCCCTCGACGCCGAAGCGTTGTGGCGCGGCGACAATCCGCGCGAGTTGCGAGTCCCACTGGGCAGCGCGGAATCCGGTCGCCCCGTCGAACTCGACATTCGCGAGGCCGCGGCCGGCGGCATGGGCCCGCACGGGTTGTGCATCGGAGCAACCGGTTCCGGCAAATCCGAACTGCTGCGCACCGTCGCGGTGGGCATGATCGCGGTCCACCCGCCCGAGGAACTCAACCTGATCCTGGTGGACTTCAAGGGCGGGGCGACGTTTCTCGACCTGCATCGCGCGCGCCATGTCTCGGCGATCATCACGAACCTCGCCGACGAGGCCTACCTGGTGGACCGCATGCAGGACGCGCTGACCGGGGAGATCAATCGCCGCCAACGGATGCTGCGCGAGGCCGGCAATGTGGGCGGCATCGCCGATTACCGGCGGGCCCGCGCCGCCGGGCGACCGTTGCCGCCGCTGCCGACCCTGCTGGTGATCGTCGACGAGTTCGCCGAGTTGCTCGGCCAACATCCCGAGTTCGTCGACGTGTTCGTCGCGATCGGGCGCCTGGGCAGGTCGCTGGGCATCCATCTGCTGCTGGCCAGCCAGCGTCTCGACGAGGGGCGGTTGCGCGGACTGGAATCGCACCTGTCGTATCGAATCTGTCTGAAGACCCTGTCGGCCGGCGAATCTCGGGCCGTACTCGGCGTGGCCGACGCGTATGAGCTGCCGACCGCGCCGGGCGGTGCGTTCTTGAAGGTCGGCGCGAGCGACCCGCTGCGATTTCAGGCCGCGCTGGTCTCGGCGGCGGTGCCGTCCGCCCCGCCGCGGCCGGCCCCGGTCAATGCCCCGGTCGAATTCGCCGGCGTGCCCAGCCTGCCGGATCGGCCGCCGGTCGAGGCCCCGTCGACCGCGACGCTGCTCGACGCGGTGCTCGATGCCGTGGCCGACCACGGCGCGCCGGCCCACCCGGTGTGGCTGCCCCCACTGCCGCACTCGCCGAGCCTGGACGAGGTCCTGTCGCAGGCCGCGGTCGAGGATCTGCGGATCCCGGTCGGGCTGGCCGATCGGGTGTTCGAACAGCGCCGGGAGCCGACGCTGGTGGAGCTGTCGGGAGCGGCCGGCAATGTGGCCGTCATCGGCGCTCCCCAGTCCGGCAAGAGCGCCGCGCTGCGGACGCTGTGCCTGGCGCTGGCCGCCACCCACCCGCCGGAACGAATCCAGCTCTACTGCCTCGATTTCGGTGGCGGATTGGGGCCGCTGCGGCAGTTGCCGCACGTGGGCGCGATCGCGTGCCGCCGCGACGTCGAACTCGTTCGTCGTACCGTGGCGGATCTGACCGCCCTGCTGCGCCGCCGCGAGGCGCTGTTCACCCGGCATGGCCTGGACTCGATGGCCGCCTACCGGCACCACCGTGCCACCGGTGTCGACGACACCGAGGACCCGTTCGGCGATGTGTTCCTGATCGTCGACGGCTGGGCGGCGCTGCGCCAAGAATACGAAGAGCTGGAGCAGGCCATCACAATGATTGCGGCAGAAGGGCTTTCATTGGGACTGCACGTGGTGCTCGCGGCCGGGCGGTGGGCAGATCTGCGGCCGGCGCTGCGCGATCAGATCGGCACCAGGATCGAGCTGCGCCTGGCCGACCCGATCGACTCGGAAATCGACCGGCGCGCCGCGCGCAACGTGCCGGCCGGTCGGCCCGGGCGCGGCCTGACCCCCGAGGGCAACGCGCTCACGGTCGCGCTGCCACGGCTGGACGGGTGCGCGAGCGCGACCGGTCTGGCCGAGGCCACCGCGGCCGCCGCCAACGCGCTGCGGGACCGCTACCCCGACCGGCAGGCGCCGCCGATCCGGGTGCTGCCGCACCTGGTCGACCATGCCGCCCTCGCGGCCACGCCCCGCTCCGGAACACAGGTCGTGATCGGCGTGGACGAGCATCGCCTGGGCGCCGTGACGCTGGACTTCGATGTCCAACCGCACCTGCTGATCCTGGGCGACCGCGGCAGCGGAAAGACCTCGGCGCTGCGCATGATCGCCGCCCAGATCGACCGGCGGCACCGGCTGATCGTCGTGGACCCGCGCCGGACCATGACCGCGGTGCCGGGCGCGACCCATGTCAGCGGTGGCGCGGACCTGGTGGCGGTGATCGAGGATTTGCTCCTGCTGCTGCACCGCCGCACGACCGCCGCCGATCACGGTCCCGCGGTGTTCGTCCTGGTGGACGACTACGACGTGGCGACGGGTACGGCCGAGGGCGCGCTGACGCGATTGACCGAGATCTTGCCGCTGGCCCGCGATGTCGGGCTGCACCTGCTGATCGCTCGGCCCGCCGCCGGGGCCGGGCGAGCGCTGTATGAGCCGCTGCTCGCCGCGGTTCGGCACAGCGACGCCATGGGACTGCAACTGAGTGCGGGTGCCGACGAGGGCCCGTTGTTGGCATCGAGCCGCCCCGCCGTGCTGCCGCCCGGACGCGCGGTGCTGATCACCCGGGCAGGTGGCGAACAGTGCATCCAAGTCGCGTGGAGCGCGCCGTGA
- a CDS encoding WXG100 family type VII secretion target encodes MSTPHDSLATDFELMTKVAGTTDARSAEIRAMLHSFIGRMTAVPPTVWSGAAATVFRDVMQRWNAESVRLCTALEAIAETIRTNERALRAATERHARQVGASAAEL; translated from the coding sequence ATGAGCACACCGCACGACAGCCTCGCCACCGACTTCGAGCTGATGACCAAGGTCGCCGGGACGACCGACGCCCGCAGCGCGGAGATCCGCGCCATGCTGCATTCCTTCATCGGGCGCATGACTGCCGTACCGCCCACGGTCTGGAGTGGTGCTGCCGCAACCGTTTTCCGCGACGTCATGCAGCGCTGGAACGCCGAGTCGGTGCGGCTGTGCACCGCGTTGGAGGCGATCGCCGAAACCATTCGCACCAATGAGCGCGCCCTGCGGGCCGCCACCGAGCGGCACGCGCGGCAGGTCGGCGCGAGCGCCGCGGAACTCTGA
- a CDS encoding TetR/AcrR family transcriptional regulator, producing MHQPQLGHNGCIGTPRRTPHQQRARQTLDVLVEAAAQMFSREGPAATTNRIAERAGVSIGTLYQYFPDKHALLRAVARRHVRDGEARLAPLFDRLRVDNPAFETTMATLLREVVDLHSGHPRLHALLHRVAGTADDVEEMGRFEDWICAEVSYHLKRCGRGGADPELTARTILHAVDAQVHRVMPRHGYDVKQLLLTVDRLAPPPP from the coding sequence ATGCACCAACCGCAATTGGGCCACAATGGCTGCATCGGGACACCACGCAGGACGCCGCACCAGCAACGGGCCAGACAGACCCTGGACGTGCTGGTGGAGGCGGCCGCCCAGATGTTCTCCCGGGAGGGGCCGGCGGCCACCACCAACCGGATCGCCGAGCGCGCGGGCGTCTCGATCGGCACGCTGTACCAGTATTTCCCGGACAAGCACGCGCTGTTACGGGCGGTGGCCCGCCGACACGTCCGGGACGGCGAAGCGCGATTGGCCCCGCTGTTCGACCGGCTGCGGGTGGACAATCCGGCGTTCGAGACCACGATGGCCACGCTGCTGCGGGAAGTGGTGGACCTGCACAGCGGGCATCCGCGCCTGCACGCGTTGCTGCACCGGGTGGCCGGCACCGCCGACGACGTCGAGGAGATGGGCCGGTTCGAAGACTGGATCTGCGCCGAGGTGTCCTACCACCTCAAGCGCTGCGGTCGGGGCGGCGCGGACCCGGAGTTGACCGCCCGCACGATCCTGCACGCCGTCGACGCCCAGGTGCACCGCGTGATGCCCCGGCACGGCTACGACGTGAAGCAGTTGTTGCTCACCGTCGACCGGCTTGCTCCGCCACCGCCCTGA
- a CDS encoding WXG100 family type VII secretion target: MDPVLSYQFGEIDALVRGEINATSGRLNAMLDDLRAQIAPLQELWTREAATAYRGEQLRWQQSAVALNDMLMRLGHAVGEGAADLAETDRRAANTWFR, from the coding sequence ATGGATCCAGTGCTGTCGTATCAGTTCGGGGAGATCGATGCGTTGGTGCGCGGCGAGATCAACGCCACCTCGGGCAGGCTGAACGCCATGCTCGATGACCTCAGAGCGCAGATCGCACCGTTGCAGGAGCTGTGGACCCGCGAGGCGGCCACCGCCTATCGCGGTGAACAACTGCGGTGGCAGCAGTCCGCGGTCGCGCTCAACGACATGCTGATGCGGCTCGGGCACGCCGTCGGTGAGGGCGCCGCCGACCTGGCCGAGACCGACCGGCGCGCCGCGAACACCTGGTTCCGGTAG